One bacterium DNA segment encodes these proteins:
- a CDS encoding ATP-binding protein, producing MKHKTSSSAKRGKSPSATTRVNAPLAEVLEVKPDQLGWTCPNECLKFDTTDDLPGTAGIIGQPRAVDALSMALEIESVGYNVFVSGPVGTGRTTTVKNLLESTRGRPRQLDDKCYVNNFRDPDQPRLLRLAAGNGHEFKRDMDEFIDFLIKNVPQLLESDTYQQRRTALVDGFKERGGARVREFEKRVIAEGFALVQTGPLARPELAPIVEKQPVSIDSLPAQVEEGKLTAERADEIKQKYQTLATELAAIFKEVRELEKQARDGLAELDQSIIRPVVEERLADIEERCGRPKKNHAARESKSQGCPDAAALHDYLAEVKDAVLARPDEFRQKPPAEGEISVPIDPFLEFRVNVLVDNSDTKTAPVIFETNPNYKNLFGSIERVWDRGGQWRADFTKIKAGSVLRADHGFLVVNALDALVEPGVWPALKRTLRNRQLEITGGDPYSALFGAVGMKPEPIAIDLKVIMIGDPQVYSLLSSADEDFRKVFKVRADFDWVMELDEKAVDDYVQVIKALCQKEQLRPFDRSGVRAVIEHGARLAGRTDKLSTRFNIISELLTEASHWAAKAKAKAVGHEHVQEAINRRRDRVRLSEVKLQEAIRQGTIFIDVTGAKAGQVNGLAVYDTGEYAFGLPTRITAKTGVGSAGIINIEREAQLSGPTHDKGVYILSGYLRQKFAHKQPLVLSASICFEQSYGGVDGDSASSTEVYALLSDLSGLPIRQDLAVTGSVNQQGEVQPIGGVNWKIEGFFEACHARGLTGNQGVIIPKANLQELVLRPEVVAAVKAGKFHIYAVSTIDEGVELLTGVPAGVADSKGNYPGETVSGRVMKRLAELAQLYQDFKPDKSNKKKPAKKAKPEKKVPRARRRQ from the coding sequence ATGAAGCATAAGACGTCATCATCCGCGAAGCGGGGGAAGAGCCCGTCCGCTACGACAAGGGTCAACGCCCCCTTGGCGGAAGTACTCGAAGTGAAGCCGGATCAGCTCGGCTGGACGTGTCCGAACGAATGTCTCAAGTTCGACACGACCGACGACCTGCCGGGCACCGCCGGTATCATCGGCCAGCCGCGTGCGGTCGACGCCCTGAGCATGGCGCTGGAGATCGAGTCGGTGGGGTACAATGTCTTCGTGTCCGGCCCGGTCGGCACCGGCCGGACCACGACCGTCAAGAACCTGCTTGAATCTACCCGCGGACGACCCCGCCAGCTCGACGACAAGTGCTACGTTAACAACTTCCGCGACCCGGACCAGCCCCGACTGCTGAGGCTGGCCGCGGGCAACGGCCACGAATTCAAGCGCGACATGGACGAGTTCATCGACTTCCTGATCAAGAACGTGCCGCAGCTACTTGAGAGCGACACCTACCAGCAGCGGCGTACGGCGCTGGTTGACGGGTTCAAAGAGCGTGGCGGAGCCAGGGTGCGTGAGTTCGAGAAGCGGGTAATCGCCGAAGGTTTCGCCTTGGTCCAGACCGGCCCGCTCGCACGGCCCGAGTTGGCCCCGATTGTCGAGAAGCAGCCGGTCAGTATCGACTCTCTTCCCGCGCAGGTGGAAGAGGGAAAGCTCACGGCCGAACGCGCCGACGAAATCAAGCAGAAGTACCAGACGCTCGCTACCGAGCTCGCGGCCATCTTCAAGGAAGTCCGCGAGCTGGAGAAGCAGGCCCGCGACGGGCTCGCCGAACTGGACCAGAGCATCATCCGACCGGTGGTCGAAGAGCGGCTGGCGGACATCGAAGAACGCTGCGGCCGCCCGAAGAAGAACCATGCGGCAAGAGAAAGCAAAAGCCAGGGCTGTCCCGATGCGGCGGCACTGCACGACTACCTCGCCGAAGTGAAGGACGCAGTCCTCGCGCGGCCCGACGAATTCCGGCAGAAACCACCGGCCGAAGGTGAGATCTCGGTGCCCATCGACCCGTTTCTCGAGTTCCGCGTGAACGTTCTGGTCGACAACTCCGACACCAAAACTGCACCGGTGATCTTCGAGACCAACCCAAACTACAAAAACTTGTTCGGCTCGATTGAACGAGTCTGGGACCGGGGCGGGCAGTGGCGAGCGGATTTCACAAAGATCAAGGCCGGCTCGGTGCTGCGCGCCGACCACGGTTTTCTCGTCGTCAACGCGCTCGACGCGCTGGTGGAACCGGGGGTCTGGCCGGCGTTGAAGCGCACCCTGCGCAACCGACAGCTCGAAATCACCGGCGGCGACCCGTACTCCGCCCTGTTCGGCGCGGTCGGGATGAAGCCGGAGCCGATCGCCATCGACCTCAAGGTGATAATGATCGGCGACCCGCAGGTTTATTCCCTGCTCTCGTCCGCGGACGAGGACTTCAGGAAGGTCTTTAAGGTGCGGGCAGACTTCGATTGGGTGATGGAGCTTGACGAAAAAGCGGTCGATGACTACGTGCAGGTCATCAAGGCGCTGTGCCAGAAGGAGCAGCTTCGGCCGTTCGACCGCTCGGGTGTTCGCGCGGTCATAGAGCACGGCGCCCGGCTGGCCGGACGCACGGACAAGCTCTCGACCCGATTCAACATCATAAGCGAGCTGTTGACCGAGGCGAGCCACTGGGCCGCCAAGGCCAAGGCGAAGGCGGTTGGACATGAGCACGTGCAGGAAGCGATCAATCGCCGCCGCGACCGGGTGCGGCTCTCCGAGGTCAAGCTGCAGGAGGCCATCCGGCAGGGCACCATCTTCATCGACGTGACCGGTGCCAAAGCGGGGCAGGTGAACGGGCTAGCGGTTTACGACACCGGCGAGTACGCCTTCGGCCTCCCGACACGCATCACCGCCAAGACCGGCGTCGGCTCGGCCGGCATCATCAACATCGAGCGCGAGGCACAGCTCTCCGGCCCGACCCACGACAAGGGCGTTTACATCCTGTCCGGATACCTGCGCCAGAAATTCGCACACAAGCAACCGCTTGTCCTCTCCGCCTCAATCTGCTTCGAGCAGTCCTACGGCGGCGTGGATGGCGACTCCGCCTCGTCAACCGAGGTCTACGCGCTGCTCTCAGACCTGTCCGGCCTGCCCATCCGTCAGGATCTGGCCGTGACCGGCTCGGTCAATCAGCAAGGCGAGGTTCAGCCCATCGGCGGGGTCAACTGGAAGATCGAAGGTTTCTTCGAAGCCTGCCACGCACGCGGGCTGACCGGCAACCAGGGCGTCATCATCCCGAAGGCGAATCTGCAGGAGCTCGTGCTCAGGCCGGAAGTGGTGGCTGCAGTGAAGGCCGGCAAGTTCCACATCTACGCGGTCAGTACGATTGACGAGGGCGTTGAGTTGCTGACCGGCGTTCCCGCTGGCGTGGCCGACTCCAAAGGCAACTATCCCGGCGAGACGGTCAGCGGCCGGGTGATGAAACGGCTGGCCGAACTGGCCCAACTCTACCAAGACTTCAAGCCCGACAAGAGCAACAAGAAGAAGCCCGCAAAGAAGGCGAAGCCCGAAAAGAAAGTGCCTCGCGCCCGCCGCAGGCAGTAG
- a CDS encoding pyridoxal phosphate-dependent aminotransferase family protein — MSLFDKCAETVRRFDYVKAHNQYFYFREFEPTAAAFVNHAGKRLMMLGANNYLGLSNHPKVIATAQAAIAKYGTGAGSSRILTGTSPLHVAVERALAKFKGTEDAVLFSSGFMAMMGTVATMTGEGDVVLSDSLNHASIVDGCRLSRAEKRIYRHDDMASLEEELAKCAAFANRLIVTDGVFSMKGTVANLPEIRRLADKYDAAVMIDDAHGAGALGKTGRGTAEHFGLEGKIELVCGTFSKALASYGGFCATNRDACTFLKFTARSAVFTASPPPVVAATVLACLDVMEQEPGLMDQVRRNSQFLKDGLKQAGFRLEDTITPIIPILIGDDERTFKMAGGLQDEGIVVNPVVPPAVPKEGSLIRVSLMATFTLDQLDEALGKFKKVGRALGVV; from the coding sequence ATGAGTCTGTTCGACAAGTGTGCAGAAACCGTAAGACGGTTTGACTACGTAAAGGCTCATAACCAGTACTTCTATTTCCGCGAGTTTGAGCCGACCGCTGCCGCATTCGTCAACCACGCCGGCAAACGGTTGATGATGCTCGGGGCAAACAACTACCTCGGCCTTTCCAATCATCCCAAAGTTATCGCCACCGCCCAGGCGGCAATCGCCAAGTACGGGACCGGCGCCGGGTCTTCGCGCATCCTGACCGGCACAAGCCCGCTTCACGTCGCGGTCGAGCGGGCGCTGGCGAAGTTCAAGGGGACCGAGGACGCGGTGCTGTTCAGTTCCGGGTTCATGGCGATGATGGGCACGGTCGCGACCATGACGGGCGAGGGCGATGTGGTGCTGAGTGATTCGCTGAACCACGCATCGATTGTCGACGGTTGCCGCCTGTCCCGGGCCGAGAAGCGCATCTACCGGCACGATGACATGGCCAGTCTCGAAGAGGAGTTGGCGAAGTGCGCCGCCTTCGCGAACCGGTTGATCGTGACCGACGGCGTGTTCAGCATGAAGGGTACGGTCGCCAACCTGCCGGAGATCCGGCGCCTCGCCGACAAGTACGATGCCGCGGTGATGATTGACGACGCCCACGGCGCGGGCGCGCTGGGGAAGACTGGACGCGGCACGGCCGAGCATTTCGGGCTGGAGGGGAAGATCGAGCTTGTCTGCGGCACGTTCTCCAAGGCGCTCGCGAGCTACGGCGGATTCTGTGCCACGAATCGCGACGCCTGCACGTTCCTGAAGTTCACTGCCCGGTCCGCGGTTTTCACTGCGAGTCCGCCACCGGTGGTCGCGGCTACGGTCCTTGCCTGCCTCGATGTGATGGAACAGGAGCCGGGGTTGATGGACCAGGTGCGCCGGAACTCGCAGTTCTTGAAAGACGGGTTGAAGCAGGCCGGATTCCGCCTCGAGGACACTATCACACCGATCATCCCGATTCTCATCGGCGACGATGAGCGGACGTTCAAGATGGCGGGCGGCCTGCAGGACGAGGGTATTGTGGTCAACCCGGTGGTGCCGCCGGCAGTGCCGAAAGAGGGCTCGCTCATCCGAGTCAGCCTCATGGCGACGTTCACGCTCGACCAGTTGGACGAGGCCCTGGGTAAGTTCAAGAAGGTCGGCCGCGCCCTCGGCGTGGTATAG
- a CDS encoding SRPBCC family protein, with the protein MDHGCRRAVLVCLLAAGIAVAATCEERLARGEIVVTRLPAARKGQLGGRSQGVIAVPLDRVWAVLNRSNEFADYMPNFLVSWLVDRAAMGDIACRRWQRAELEGVLKKYLLADWIGDTVLFYNVLDMPFPVSDRWYLLEMTRDTTTHSISWSQVVGNLKSTAGSWQLAPWLDSVHTLATYTTVSEPGIALPAFVLDMGLNQSLPGVIKALRKRVAQPDKEAWE; encoded by the coding sequence ATGGACCACGGTTGCCGCCGGGCCGTGCTCGTCTGCCTGCTTGCCGCCGGGATCGCGGTAGCGGCAACGTGCGAGGAACGGCTGGCGCGAGGGGAAATCGTAGTGACGCGCCTGCCCGCCGCACGCAAGGGACAGCTGGGTGGTCGGTCGCAGGGCGTCATCGCCGTCCCGCTTGACCGGGTCTGGGCCGTGCTGAACCGGTCCAACGAGTTCGCGGACTACATGCCGAACTTTCTTGTGTCGTGGCTCGTTGACCGGGCTGCGATGGGCGACATCGCCTGCCGTCGGTGGCAGCGGGCCGAGCTTGAGGGGGTGCTGAAGAAGTATCTGCTGGCAGACTGGATCGGGGACACGGTGCTGTTCTACAACGTGCTCGACATGCCGTTCCCGGTTTCCGACCGGTGGTACCTGCTCGAGATGACGCGTGACACGACCACGCACTCCATAAGCTGGAGCCAGGTCGTCGGCAACCTCAAGTCGACGGCGGGTTCCTGGCAACTGGCGCCGTGGCTCGACAGCGTGCATACGCTGGCAACCTACACGACGGTTTCCGAGCCGGGGATAGCGCTGCCCGCGTTCGTTCTCGACATGGGTCTCAACCAGTCGCTGCCCGGCGTAATCAAGGCGCTGAGAAAACGGGTGGCGCAACCCGACAAGGAGGCGTGGGAATGA
- the msrB gene encoding peptide-methionine (R)-S-oxide reductase MsrB: MNNLLTGKVVVRFLGPDGKPAAPETVDKVVKTDAEWQRLLTSEQYRVTRGKGTEPAFCGGLLGNKEPGVYKCVDCGLPLFSSDTKFESGTGWPSFYQPFAEENITEHADRSYGMERVEILCALCGAHLGHVFPDGPPPTRLRYCLNSAALVFTPLGR; this comes from the coding sequence ATGAACAACTTGCTGACAGGAAAGGTAGTGGTCCGCTTCCTCGGGCCGGACGGAAAGCCGGCCGCGCCTGAGACGGTCGACAAGGTGGTGAAAACCGATGCGGAGTGGCAGCGGCTGCTGACATCGGAGCAGTACCGAGTCACCCGCGGCAAAGGAACCGAGCCTGCTTTCTGTGGCGGGTTGCTTGGGAACAAGGAACCGGGAGTCTACAAGTGCGTAGACTGTGGCCTGCCGCTCTTCTCTTCAGATACGAAGTTCGAGTCCGGCACGGGCTGGCCGAGCTTCTACCAACCATTTGCCGAGGAGAATATCACCGAACACGCGGACCGGAGCTACGGGATGGAGCGAGTGGAGATACTGTGCGCACTCTGCGGCGCGCACCTCGGTCACGTGTTTCCCGACGGGCCCCCGCCGACCCGGCTCCGCTACTGCCTGAACTCCGCAGCGCTCGTATTCACGCCGCTGGGCAGATAG
- a CDS encoding TldD/PmbA family protein, translating into MMEDKILEMAEARGTQAEVFSSDENRTIVEFRANEFHSQETKLTCGYGLRVVRDGRVGFSSSSDPNKVEELVQAAVDTAEFGKRCSFELPGPKPLPTVKTFDNRVIVLSALKMIEWGRELVDALRARVPGLKLDVTLGRAYGETVVANSAGLKRRFSRATLQLSATGLLVSDGLVWISEFENLSSGATPSIGLLADRIEERAILSRSRARLASGTYPVIFMPTAVPDLLYPLMVGVNGKQLEEGVSPLIGKAGQRLLDEKITICDNGLRDFGTASSPFDDEGVPRRRNVLFDGGVFDGFLFDLATAAACHAQTTGSASRGYTSQPQPGVSNIELVPGEARYDDVLAGIDEGLLVYDCIGGGQSNVLAGDVALNISSGFRIGNGKVTGRVKDTMIAGNAYEMLNNVVAVGDTVRDLGSCFVPFLMFSDLKVATRD; encoded by the coding sequence ATGATGGAAGACAAGATTCTCGAGATGGCGGAGGCGCGTGGCACGCAGGCAGAGGTGTTCTCCTCCGACGAGAATCGCACCATCGTCGAGTTCCGCGCCAATGAGTTCCACTCACAGGAAACCAAGCTTACGTGCGGCTATGGCCTGAGGGTCGTAAGAGACGGTCGGGTCGGGTTCAGTTCGAGCAGCGACCCGAACAAGGTCGAAGAACTGGTTCAGGCCGCAGTCGACACTGCCGAGTTCGGCAAGCGATGCAGCTTCGAGCTCCCCGGGCCGAAACCGCTCCCGACGGTCAAGACCTTCGACAATCGAGTGATAGTGCTGTCGGCGCTGAAGATGATTGAGTGGGGCCGGGAACTGGTCGATGCACTGCGGGCGCGGGTGCCGGGCTTGAAGCTCGATGTAACCTTGGGCCGTGCTTATGGCGAGACCGTGGTCGCGAACAGCGCCGGACTCAAGCGACGCTTCTCGCGAGCTACTCTCCAACTCTCTGCCACCGGCCTTCTGGTCAGCGACGGGCTGGTCTGGATATCGGAGTTTGAGAATCTGTCGTCCGGCGCAACGCCGTCAATCGGGCTGCTGGCCGACCGGATCGAGGAACGGGCAATCCTCTCGCGGTCGCGCGCGCGGCTGGCGAGCGGAACCTACCCGGTCATCTTCATGCCGACCGCGGTACCGGACCTGCTCTACCCGCTGATGGTCGGGGTGAACGGCAAGCAGCTCGAAGAGGGTGTGTCGCCGCTCATCGGCAAGGCCGGGCAGAGGCTGCTGGACGAGAAGATAACAATTTGTGATAACGGCCTGCGCGACTTCGGCACGGCGTCCTCTCCCTTCGATGACGAGGGCGTCCCGCGGCGCCGGAATGTGCTGTTCGACGGCGGAGTCTTCGACGGTTTCCTGTTCGACCTGGCGACAGCGGCTGCCTGTCATGCTCAAACTACCGGTTCGGCCAGCCGTGGCTACACGTCTCAGCCACAACCCGGAGTGAGCAACATCGAGCTCGTTCCCGGCGAAGCCCGTTACGATGACGTGCTGGCCGGCATCGACGAAGGGCTGCTCGTCTACGACTGCATCGGCGGCGGCCAGTCAAACGTGCTGGCAGGGGACGTCGCCTTGAACATCTCGTCCGGTTTCCGGATCGGGAACGGCAAGGTGACTGGGCGCGTTAAAGATACCATGATTGCCGGGAACGCGTACGAGATGCTCAACAACGTGGTCGCGGTCGGCGACACCGTCCGCGACCTCGGTTCGTGCTTTGTTCCGTTCCTGATGTTCTCGGACCTGAAAGTCGCAACCCGTGATTAG